The DNA sequence CTTATTTAGTAGTCGAAGGGCCGTTGATTCTCTGGCTGGGTGGGGCGCGGAGCGCAGGGAATCAATGGTAAAGGAGAGTGTTCGTGGGTGGAAAAAGGTTCCCGCAGTATCTGTCAGATCCATTGCAAGTTTTGTGGTTCGAGCCAGATGAGCTCAGCATGATGTTTATCTTTTTTGGTCTGGCAATGGTGTATGGCAGTTTTTTCTGGATTCTTATGGTTTTGGTACCCTGGTTCTATTCCAGGACGAAAAAGAAATATCCCAAAGGTTTCCTGAAACACATGCTCTATTTTATAGGTATCTTAAATTTAAAAGGATACCCTATTTTTTTTGAGGATACATTCGTAGAATGAAATTCGATATTTTTATGAACGAAAAGTCAAATATTGCTTCGGAAAACAGGCTCTTAAAGTTTTTTGTAGTGGTTATTGGTATTGCTGTTCTCATGAGCTCGATTTACTCGTACCATGCGCTCCGCTACCAAAAGGTAATCATTATTCCACCCGGAGCAAGGGACAATATTGAGGTTATGGGCAATATTGTGAATGATGAGTATGTTAAGGCATTTACGCGTTATATTGTTTCGCTTGCATTTAACTACAGCCCCGCCACAGTAAGAAAACAGTACGATGAGCTTCTTGCACTGTTTGACTCCGGCTCATATCCTCAAGGGAAAACAACTTTCTATAATTATGCCGATAACGTGGAAATAACGCAGACCAGCAGCACGTTTTATATTGATAAGATATGGATGGATAAAAAAAAGAAATGGATCGAGGTTGGAGGCATAGAGCGGCACTATATGGATGACAGAAAGGTTAAGGACGGAGCCAAAGTATATCTTGTAGGATACACGATATCCGATGGAAGATTCAGGATAACCGGCATTTCCGAAAAGCACAAGAAAGGAAACAGAGATGAGGATTAGGGAAGTTTCCGTAATAATTGTTTTGATAATACTGCTTATTGCAACTCCTGCTGTTTGCGGCGGTGATGACGTAAAATCTCCGTTAATGCAACAGAAGGTAATAGAGCGGCTGAAGGGGTTAAACGCTTCCTCTCAAGGCAAAAACGAAAAGCTGCATGAACAGGCGCTTAAAAATAGACGAGCCCGGACGTCGCGTAACAAAAAACCTGATCCGGCAAAAAGTAATAAACCGGACATACATCAAGCTAAAGATCAAAAGCCGGTAAGGGTTGCTGTACCACAGCTTCCGATAAGGCCCTCGCAGCAGGCTTTAACCATGTCAAAGCTCCTTGCCAAAGCAAAGAAAAACGCTCACGGGATAACGGTCATGCCTGAAGTCCCGACAGTCATCGTTATGAGCAATACCGATGTAAACAGGATTACGAGTTCCGAGGAAATCAAGGACGTGGTTTACAGTAAAGAAAAGGGTCTTTCAATACAGTTCAGCGGGAAAGATTGTTACGTCAAATTCCAGGCAGTAAGGAAAGGCCAGGATACTATTTACTCCACCCTGCCATCAGAACTGTTTATTGTTTCAGGGGACAGAGTATACAACATCATTGCCGTTCCCCAGGACAAGACTATAGCGCGTACAATTCGGCTTTCCGCTGGCGGGAGAGATAAGATCAAAGCTAACAGTGAACTATTTTCAGGGATGCCCCTGGAAAAAAAGGTCATTGCTATAATTCAATATGCTTATCAGGACAATATTCCTTACTCTTTCACTGTTACTAACATAGGACGTGAGATCAAAAGAATTGAAGGAATAAGGCTTGTTTTGCTTCGTAGTGTTGTTGCTGATGGTGAGGGAATCAGGCTGAAAATATA is a window from the Syntrophales bacterium genome containing:
- the traL gene encoding type IV conjugative transfer system protein TraL, which produces MGGKRFPQYLSDPLQVLWFEPDELSMMFIFFGLAMVYGSFFWILMVLVPWFYSRTKKKYPKGFLKHMLYFIGILNLKGYPIFFEDTFVE
- a CDS encoding type IV conjugative transfer system protein TraE; its protein translation is MKFDIFMNEKSNIASENRLLKFFVVVIGIAVLMSSIYSYHALRYQKVIIIPPGARDNIEVMGNIVNDEYVKAFTRYIVSLAFNYSPATVRKQYDELLALFDSGSYPQGKTTFYNYADNVEITQTSSTFYIDKIWMDKKKKWIEVGGIERHYMDDRKVKDGAKVYLVGYTISDGRFRITGISEKHKKGNRDED
- a CDS encoding type-F conjugative transfer system secretin TraK; protein product: MRIREVSVIIVLIILLIATPAVCGGDDVKSPLMQQKVIERLKGLNASSQGKNEKLHEQALKNRRARTSRNKKPDPAKSNKPDIHQAKDQKPVRVAVPQLPIRPSQQALTMSKLLAKAKKNAHGITVMPEVPTVIVMSNTDVNRITSSEEIKDVVYSKEKGLSIQFSGKDCYVKFQAVRKGQDTIYSTLPSELFIVSGDRVYNIIAVPQDKTIARTIRLSAGGRDKIKANSELFSGMPLEKKVIAIIQYAYQDNIPYSFTVTNIGREIKRIEGIRLVLLRSVVADGEGIRLKIYQAEISPGSQKKGTGVDLDERNFLQTDLTTDTIAVAIEKPHLEGDDQTRIYICERNREEAGDKLSTTAASPLK